A portion of the Sphaerochaeta pleomorpha str. Grapes genome contains these proteins:
- a CDS encoding AAA family ATPase, with product MGVITISREMGSAGSYIGKEVAKNLGLVYVDKQFIARIMREYGFSQFDEVYDNKPNFWERFDAQRAKTVEFLIQTMRSIAQHGNVVIVGRGGFGIFKEYGDVLNVRVKAPFGLRVERQMQVHGMVREEAEKHITNNDAVRQSFLESDLHLDCNSAQDFDLIIDTGVVTPKQAMEWIATAYKNLMANGRYGATYKVSEIEIDEVLKKHVKMMLESL from the coding sequence ATGGGCGTTATCACTATTTCCAGGGAGATGGGCAGTGCAGGTTCCTATATTGGAAAGGAAGTTGCAAAGAATCTTGGCTTGGTTTATGTAGACAAACAATTCATAGCTCGCATTATGCGTGAATATGGATTCAGCCAGTTCGACGAAGTCTATGATAACAAGCCAAACTTTTGGGAACGATTCGATGCACAGCGTGCCAAAACGGTTGAGTTCCTTATCCAGACCATGCGATCTATTGCACAGCATGGCAATGTAGTTATTGTCGGAAGGGGCGGTTTTGGGATATTCAAGGAATATGGCGATGTGCTCAATGTCAGGGTCAAAGCACCCTTTGGACTCCGTGTGGAAAGGCAGATGCAAGTACATGGAATGGTCCGCGAGGAAGCTGAAAAGCATATCACCAATAACGATGCCGTTCGCCAGTCTTTCCTTGAGTCTGACCTGCATCTTGACTGCAACAGTGCCCAGGACTTTGATTTGATTATCGATACCGGAGTAGTCACACCAAAACAGGCTATGGAATGGATAGCCACTGCCTACAAGAATTTGATGGCCAATGGGCGCTATGGTGCCACGTATAAGGTTTCAGAGATAGAAATTGACGAAGTACTCAAGAAACATGTCAAAATGATGCTTGAATCGTTGTAA
- a CDS encoding Gfo/Idh/MocA family protein, with the protein MKRLGVAVVGCGAVARNHGKAIKASNRAHLLYCVDIDLPKAEAFSLLFGGQPTDNLDHVLQDPRVDCIHIVTPHFTHPELVIKALESGKDVLCEKPLSIHVSDANRMLAVSQATNRKLCICFQNRLNEASLMAKDLLEREAYGKIISAAALVMWHREGDYYAKSPWRGRYETEGGGCIINQSIHTLDLLQYLCGKVSSLSAVDAHLRQNTEYEVEDSIMVNFNFEAGFHAVGYFTNCAKEFKTASLEIVCEKGRMKVEQKGLEIVSDGRQEFFPSEVATGEKSEWGLSHGRLIESFYSSVLEDKPVCVDAVSARESVKIISAIKLSKGKLLQLRD; encoded by the coding sequence TTGAAACGATTAGGTGTTGCCGTTGTAGGTTGCGGTGCAGTAGCGAGAAACCATGGCAAGGCAATAAAGGCAAGCAATAGAGCCCATTTGTTGTACTGTGTGGATATCGACTTACCGAAAGCAGAGGCTTTCAGTCTTCTTTTCGGGGGGCAACCCACTGATAATCTGGACCATGTGCTGCAAGACCCGCGTGTCGATTGTATCCATATCGTAACCCCTCATTTCACCCATCCCGAACTGGTGATAAAAGCCTTGGAGAGTGGAAAAGATGTTTTATGCGAAAAACCATTGTCTATTCATGTAAGCGATGCCAATCGCATGCTTGCCGTTTCTCAGGCCACAAACCGAAAGTTGTGCATTTGTTTTCAAAACAGGTTGAATGAAGCCTCCCTGATGGCCAAGGACCTGCTGGAAAGGGAAGCCTATGGGAAGATAATCAGCGCGGCTGCCTTGGTGATGTGGCACAGGGAGGGTGATTATTATGCGAAGAGTCCCTGGAGAGGTCGCTACGAGACTGAGGGAGGGGGATGCATCATCAATCAGTCGATCCATACCTTGGATCTTCTGCAATATCTGTGTGGGAAGGTTTCGAGTTTGTCTGCAGTGGATGCACATTTGCGGCAAAACACAGAATATGAGGTAGAAGACTCCATAATGGTCAATTTTAATTTTGAGGCTGGTTTTCACGCTGTCGGATACTTTACCAACTGTGCAAAGGAATTCAAAACAGCTTCCCTTGAGATCGTCTGCGAAAAGGGGCGTATGAAGGTGGAGCAAAAGGGGTTGGAGATAGTCAGTGATGGAAGACAAGAGTTTTTTCCGTCGGAGGTCGCTACCGGTGAGAAAAGTGAATGGGGCCTTTCCCATGGTCGATTGATTGAGTCGTTCTATTCCTCTGTGCTTGAAGACAAGCCTGTCTGTGTCGATGCAGTTTCTGCAAGGGAATCTGTGAAGATTATTTCTGCAATCAAGCTTTCAAAAGGGAAGTTGTTGCAACTCAGGGATTGA
- a CDS encoding helix-turn-helix transcriptional regulator has protein sequence MYYVSMLKGEIQYYNTLSVGQVQIYWDGLMQQASSISEDLANSPPVSNVLKSENRESLESYDLFLAQQAMAKIISGHEKLEEVILYIPSFDLAIGSNSYADSHLFYNAYLQGASMSYEEYNTLIMKKYISPLFLDFSVVTQGGGVAKKTLMIKPLRLIPRGQVYSNVVFLLDRERMHTETTRNIVVFDRNRLDVIYYNNTVPFGLSDVASYVDSNKENVFDKEVEGESYMFATANSDIQNWTYMIYADKETFLAKAVLIQKTFFICLLFCFVTGIAFVLTLTRKSYKRVDTVLRIFEDKPFEGKGDELSYIGDSIVRIQNEKKEKGQFLQSQLILSLVEKQHNQKVPDKNLMASNGIDFSSTYFFVLVCRENEVSEETAKAIIALFKDQGMSCFCFRPGSYTGFLLNVPEKNIEEEYGLISSVMLAVQTHHSLHLYSSDLHYTPLYLSRALTQAQDVLSFTLRSPKTPEPVFYRDMIKMVRGRSFEYSIEVELAIANALKIGDEKSVLETISSVIEVNIEKEITPQVLRFLMLNIAGTVIKVFSRLDEKLFSSYPEINLHPILQNTSIDQVKEDLEEVIHQICEVVSRNVVSVQDQRDLALYNLVVAYIEEHFCDKNMSVSSIADEMNLSAVNLSRLFKKYNRQLISDYINSARIVYAKRLLKEDGNLDIVAEKCGFGSLRTFMRVFKSEEAMTPGNYKDLIKSGKEV, from the coding sequence ATGTACTATGTTTCTATGCTGAAAGGCGAAATCCAATATTACAACACGCTCTCGGTTGGACAAGTCCAGATATATTGGGATGGTCTGATGCAGCAAGCTTCTTCTATCAGTGAGGATTTGGCAAATTCTCCACCGGTGTCGAACGTATTGAAAAGTGAAAACCGAGAGAGTCTGGAATCATATGATCTGTTTCTTGCCCAACAGGCGATGGCAAAAATAATCAGTGGCCATGAGAAACTGGAAGAAGTTATTCTTTATATTCCCTCATTTGACCTTGCAATAGGCAGTAATAGTTATGCGGACAGTCATTTGTTCTATAATGCCTATCTCCAGGGCGCCTCGATGAGTTATGAGGAATATAACACGCTCATAATGAAAAAGTATATTTCGCCCTTATTCCTTGATTTTTCTGTAGTTACCCAAGGAGGTGGGGTTGCCAAAAAAACGCTCATGATAAAGCCTTTGAGGCTTATTCCGAGAGGTCAGGTATATAGCAATGTTGTTTTTTTACTCGATAGGGAGCGGATGCATACAGAGACTACGAGAAACATTGTTGTTTTTGACCGAAACCGCCTTGATGTTATCTATTATAACAATACTGTTCCTTTTGGCCTTTCTGATGTTGCCTCGTATGTAGATTCCAATAAGGAAAATGTCTTTGATAAAGAAGTGGAAGGCGAGAGTTATATGTTTGCGACCGCAAATAGTGATATCCAGAACTGGACCTATATGATCTATGCAGACAAGGAAACCTTCCTTGCCAAAGCTGTACTCATTCAGAAAACCTTTTTCATTTGTCTGCTTTTCTGCTTTGTGACCGGTATTGCCTTTGTGTTGACCTTGACCAGGAAAAGTTACAAACGGGTCGATACCGTACTAAGGATCTTTGAGGATAAACCGTTTGAGGGAAAGGGTGATGAATTGTCTTATATCGGAGATTCCATTGTCAGGATCCAGAATGAGAAAAAGGAAAAAGGTCAGTTCCTGCAAAGCCAACTGATACTTTCCTTGGTTGAGAAACAACATAACCAGAAGGTACCGGACAAGAATCTGATGGCAAGCAATGGAATTGATTTCAGTTCCACGTATTTTTTTGTATTGGTATGCAGGGAAAACGAGGTCAGCGAAGAAACAGCGAAGGCAATCATTGCCCTGTTCAAGGACCAGGGAATGTCATGTTTTTGCTTTCGGCCAGGTTCGTATACAGGTTTTCTGCTGAATGTCCCGGAAAAAAATATCGAGGAGGAATATGGTTTAATCTCCTCAGTAATGTTGGCAGTGCAAACACACCATTCACTTCATCTCTATTCTTCTGATTTACATTATACCCCGCTGTATCTGTCAAGGGCTTTAACCCAGGCTCAGGATGTCCTGTCCTTCACCCTTCGTTCCCCCAAAACACCGGAACCCGTTTTTTATCGTGATATGATAAAAATGGTAAGAGGGCGGAGCTTTGAATATTCGATAGAGGTAGAGCTTGCAATTGCGAACGCCTTGAAGATTGGGGATGAGAAAAGCGTACTGGAGACAATTTCATCGGTTATCGAGGTGAATATCGAGAAAGAAATAACCCCACAGGTCTTGAGATTCCTGATGTTAAATATTGCCGGGACGGTAATCAAAGTGTTCAGCAGGCTTGATGAAAAGCTTTTTTCCTCCTATCCGGAGATAAATTTACATCCGATTCTCCAGAATACCTCGATTGACCAGGTCAAGGAGGATTTAGAAGAGGTGATACACCAGATTTGCGAGGTTGTGTCAAGAAACGTGGTTAGTGTCCAGGACCAGAGGGATCTTGCCCTCTATAATTTGGTTGTAGCCTATATTGAAGAGCATTTCTGCGATAAAAATATGAGTGTCTCGTCGATTGCCGATGAAATGAATTTGTCAGCTGTCAATTTGTCCAGACTTTTTAAGAAATATAACCGTCAGTTGATTTCCGACTACATTAACAGTGCCCGTATCGTATATGCGAAAAGATTGCTTAAAGAGGATGGAAATCTTGATATTGTGGCAGAAAAGTGTGGTTTTGGAAGTTTGAGGACATTCATGAGGGTCTTTAAGAGTGAAGAAGCCATGACGCCCGGAAATTATAAGGATCTGATAAAATCAGGAAAAGAGGTATAG